The endosymbiont of Bathymodiolus septemdierum str. Myojin knoll sequence TGTAATTAGTCACTATACCGATTGGACGATAGGGCATGTGCATTCGGGTGCGCTTGGTTGGAATGCTTTTGTAACCTTTGGGACACTTTATTTCCTAGTGCCTAAATTATTAGGCACAACAGAGTTATTTAGCAAGCGATTGGCAAATATCCATTTTTGGTTAGCACTAATAGGTGTTTTGCTTTATATTGTGGCACTTTGGGGCTCGGGCGTTTCACAGGGCGTTATGAACTTATCTTTGAATAATTATGGACAATTGAATTATAGTTTTATTGATATAGTGATTGTTACTATTCCTTATCATTGGATTCGATTAACGGGTGGCTTGTTATTCTTATCAGGTGCATTGTTAATGACTTATAATTTATATAAAACTTACTCTACTAACAAAAGTGCATTACCAGTATTGGTGAAGATACCTAAGGTTCATCCAGGTAACGAAATTTAGGAGATTTATAATATGTTAAAACTACATAAAACCATTGAAAGCAATTCAGCGTTATTAATTTTTGGCATCTTGATTGTTGCCTCAATTGGTGGCTTCGTGCAAATCGTGCCAAATTTATTTGATGAATCTTTACATAAAGGCACGGAAAATGTTAGACCTTATTCTGCTTTGGAGTTAACAGGCAGAGATATCTATATTCGCGAAGGTTGCGTTGGTTGTCACTCCCAGCAAATTAGACCTTTGGTGGCAGAAGTAATGCGTTATGGCGAGGCTTCAGTAGCAGGAGAAGGTATTTATGACCGTCCATTCTTATGGGGTTCAAAACGCACAGGTCCTGATTTGGCACGCTTAGGTGGTAAATATAGCGACAAGTGGCATGAGTTACATTTGAACAACCCAAGATCGGTTGTACCTGCTTCTATTATGCCAGCTTACCCTTGGTTGACTAAAAATAAGGTAGATAGCAAAGACATTGTTGCTAAATTAGAATTGCTTAAATGGTATGGGCATCCTTACACAGATGAAGAGATTAGGCAATCAAAATCAGCAATTGAAGGCAAGACAGAATTAGAGGCCATTACTGCCTACCTACAAATATTGGGCACTTTCCGATAATGTGGCAGTTTGTTCTTATTGGCGATATGATAGCAATGGGCTTTATGATTGTATTGGTGATGTGGATGTCAATGAAACAAAGCAAAGAGGCACAGGATTTTTGTATGAATATTCCATTATTTGACGAAGAAATAACAACAGGAGATAATAACCATGGCTAATTTACCTTTTTTATGGCAGACCGTTGTCGTTGTATTAACAGTTGCGGGGTTATTGTATTTACTATTTTTAGGTATTACGATTTACTTTGACAAAAAGCCAGTTGCGCACGAGGTTATCTGGGATGAAAATTTAGAAGAAGGACAAGCTCCCGTTCCCTCTTGGTGGTTTTGGTCAGGTATTGCTGCTGCGATTTTTGCTTTATTGTATATGGCTTTCTATCCGAGTTTTGGTAATTACAAAGGCTTATTTGAGAATGCACTTAATGTTGAGCGTTATGCCGAAAGTAAAGCAAGTATTGATCATGATTATTACAGAGAACTTGAAGCATTGAAGCAAGAAGATATAGCAACTTTGCAATCTAATGACGATGCAATGAAACTGGCAAAAAATACCTTTGCCCAAAATTGTGCTGTTTGTCATACCAGTAATGCCAAAGGTCAAACCAATTTTCCCAACTTAACCGACCATGCTTGGATTTGGGGTGGCTCATCTAATCAAATTACTCGTAGTATTGCTTTTGGCAGGAAAGCACTAATGCCACCTTGGGGTTCAGCTTTAGGTGAAGAGGGGGTAGATAATGTTGCCCGATATGTGAAGAGTATTGCTGATAATACTTACAATGAGGGTGACCATGCCGCTGGAAAAGCAATTTTTCAACAATCCTGCGTTGGTTGTCATGGTGCTAATTTACAAGGAAACCCAGCATTGGGTGCGCCTAACTTAGGTGATAGCGCTTGGATTTATGGCGGTGATTTAGACAGAATTAAGCAAACAATTAAATTCGGTAGAAACGGCGTTATGCCAGCACATAAAGACCGATTGACGCCACTACAAATAAAGTTATTAGTGGCATGGTTAAGTCGTAATAAAGAAGATAGCACGCCTTCACCAGCGTCAACAGTAACAAAAAAAGTTTCAGCAGCGCCAGTAGTGGTAGAAAAGATAGCAAATTCAACAGATCAAGTAGATGGTAAAGCGGCATATGCAGCTGGTGGTTGCGCCGCCTGTCACGGCGCTGCTGGCAAATCATCGGTTCCAATTTATCCAAAGTTGGCAGGTCAAAAATCCGCTTATATCGTTAAACAACTAAAAGACTTTCAATCTGGCGCACGCAAAGATCCAACCATGAGTGCAATGGCGGCAATGGCAGCTGGCAAAGAACAAGCAATTGCTGATTGGTTAGCCACACAATAATTCTCGACAGAGAACAAATAAAAAAAACACCTTTCGAGGTGTTTTTTTTATTTATACAAAGGTTTTTTAATAATATGAATACAATCAATATTTGCATAAATACGAACAAAGAGTATAACTTGAGAACTATACTTTTCAAAGGCCTTAAGTTATTCTTTTGGATAGCGCTATTAAGTTTCAGCCCTTCAAGTATGGCTGATAAGACGCAGGCTTCACAAGAATCTGCCAAAGCGCAATATATTCAAGCCATTGCTTATTACGATAAGAAAGATAAGAGACAGGCGCTTATTTGGCTTAAGAAATCAGCCGAACAAGGTTATGTTGAGGCGCAGTTTTTATATGCAAATAAGTTACCTTTTGAGCGCGCTATTAAATGGTACGAAAAATCAGCCAAACAAGGGTATATCAGAGCACAATATATGCTAGGATTGATTTATTTTACTGGTAGTTATACACAAGCAAAAAAGTGGACGCAAAGGGCCTATGAGAGCAAGGACTCTGCCATGAAAAATAATATGGAATCTTTATGGAAGGCGTATAAAGATCGTTAAAAAATGAATGACATAGGATTACCAAGTAAAGATGAGGATGTAGAAAAGGCAGCTAAGGCGCTAAAAGCGATGACACACCCATTGCGCTTAAAGATTTTGTGTATATTAAAGAATAATTTGAAATCAGGAAACAAGCTGAGTCCTCGCAATCCAATGTTTCCCAGCATATTGATATTCTTAGATCTAAAAATATTATTGAATCACGACGCGAAGGTAATAAAATATTGTGTAAAGTAAAAGATGAAAAAGTTTTGGCGCTAATCACCAATATACAAGCAACTTTTTGCGTTAAAAATAGTATAACTTGAATAAAAATTATATTAGAATATCATTGTTTTCTAATATAATTTGTGTATAATGCGCATTTGTCAAGAAGGATATTTGGCGCAAACAAGGTGTATCAATAATGATGCATTAAAATTATTTGGGAGAATAAAATGAAAAAAATTATCGCAATCACTGCTTTAGTGGCAGCTACTTCAGCTTCGGCTTTCTTTAACAATGGTTCTAACGGCAACAACTGGGATCCAATGAACGGTTCTAGTAACTGGGATCCAATGAACGGTTCTAGTAACTGGGGTCCAATGAACTCTGGTTCAAATTTTGGTCCTATGAATGGTGGTTCAAACTGGGGTCCTTTTAACGGTGGCAACAACTGGGGTCCTTTTAATGGTGGCTCAAATGCTGGTCCTTTCAGCGGCTCTAATAACTGGGGTCCTTTCAAAGGCGGCAATAACTGGTTGAATGATACTGACTTCGGTATGAATTTCGATACTAAGAATAAGAACGACGCTCAAGCTGCTGGCATTGCTGATGCAACTGCTAAAGGTGCTGCTGATGCATTCGCTAAAGGTCAAGCTGACGGTTTTGCTAAGGCACAAGCAGATGCATACGCTAAAGGCTACGCTGATGCAATGGCTAAGGCTAAGGCAACAAACAATACTAAGTAACTCTTAAAGTATTGTTCAAAGAAACCACCCTGCGGGGTGGTTTTTTTATGGGTAAAGCAATTGGATAAGACTTTTAGTAGTCATTATCAGATTGATACTTCTTTTCTGTATATTTCAATACACCTGCAGCAACCGCTAGAACTAAAATCGCAGATACCATCACAATAATGTTAAGCTTATCATGTGATACTAAAGATTTCATATCGATAACCAGGAAACGCGTAATCGCTGTTATGGCAATAAATATTAGGAAAACAACGGGCATTTTATGGGTTTTAAAATAAATACCTGTCATCGCCCCTAATTCCAAATAAATAAATAAAAGTAAAATATCTTTAAGTGTGGCAAAGCCCATCTCATGCTGCATAATAATTAAGTATTCGTGGACAGACGACCAAACAATAGTGCCACCAATCACAAACAAACCAATAATATGAAACAATTCAATCAGCGCATCACCAAATTGGTCAATTTTCTTTTTTGTCGTTGTGCTTAGCATATTACATCTCCCTTTTTTATTAAATGTTAATTGTAACTTATAAATATTAAATCTAATACCATTTAATAGAACAACCTATTGACGGGATTTGTTGTTTTGGACCTTTACCAGTTGTCGCTACTTGGCGCATTGCTTCAAATAAATCACGCTTAACATCCGCCTCCGCAGATTCTTTACCAGAGGCATCAAGTCGTCCGCGATATTGCAATTCCAAATTGCCGTTATAACCAAAGAAATCAGGTGTGCAAACAGCACCATAAGCCTTTGCCACTGCTTGCGTTTCGTCAATCAGATAAGGAAATGGAAAAGCCATTTGTTTGGCAATTTTTTGCATATTTTCAAAAGAATCGGCTTGGTATTCATTAGGATTGTTTGACATAATTGCCACTGCATTTACCCCCAATACCTTGAGTTCTTTGGTATCACGAATAATGCGGTCGATGATGGCTTTGACATACGGACAGTGGTTACAAATGAACATGATTAACAGTCCATTCTCGCCCTTGCAACTGTCCAAAGTATGTGTTTTTCCATCTGTGCCTTTGAGATTGAAATCAATCGCTGGGGCGTTAAAATCGCAAATTGGGGTTTCTGTACTTACCATTAGTCCTCCTTGTTCATTAATGTTTGAATGATATATCCTGCCATCATCAATCCGAAGATATTAGGCATATAAGAAATTGCACCATTCACTGCTCTTGGCCTTCCAGCGGGGGCGGTGTCGGTTGCTGTAACTGCTTGATGGGGTAACGCTTTAATTGGCACTTCAACAGAATGCACCACTGGGAATTTCATTGAGGCACGAATGCGTCGTAATTGTTTACGCATTTCTCTCGCCAACGCACAATTCTCCGTTTTATCCATTCGTGAAATCTTAACCTTCGTTGGATCCAGTCGTCCTCCAGCCCCCATACTTGAAATAATCGGCATTCCAGATTGATTGCAACTGTCAATGAGTACCGTTTTGTAGGCAATTGCATCAATGCAATCTGCCACAAAATCCAAATCCTCTTCAACAGCAATTGCCTGAGCTTTCTCACGGTCAATAAATTCATTGCGCTTGTTAATAATTGTATCAGGATTAATGTCGTGTAATCTATCTGCCAACACATCAATTTTCATTTTTCCAAGGGTTGAATTCAATGCAACCAATTGTCTATTAAGGTCGGTTTTTTCAATAATATCAAAATCTACCAAAGTGAGGGTGCCAATTCCGGCACGACACAATGCTTCCGCACAAGCACCACCAACACCACCTAATCCTGCGATGAGAATGTGTGATTCTGCCAACTGCGCCAATCCGTATTGTCCGAGTAATATTTCTGTGCGTGCACAACTTCCGCCCATTATTGCAATCTAAAAAGTGAAATAGCGTTATTATCACATTGCTGGACCAATTTTTCCACCGAAATTTTCTTAAGTGCCGCAATTTCTTTCGCAACAATAGATAAATCTGCTGCATTTGGATGGTCGTCAGTTTCAATTAGTAAGGATTCTATCGGTAAATTTTTCACAATTTCTCGTAAACGGATAGATTTTTGGTTGGTAATTTGCATGCCAAATCCTAAATAAAATCCCATTTTCACCAGGGTATTTGCCTGTTGTTCACTGCCCGAGAAGCCGTGAATTTCACCAACTACTTTAGGGTATTTCTTTAATAAAAAAATCACATCTTCGGTAGATTTCACTGCGTGAATAATAACAGGCAAGTCATATCGTTGTGCTAAGTCCAATTGTGATGTGAAAAAATGTAGTTGCACCTTTTTATCAATATCTTGCGTGTAATCTAGTCCAAATTCTCCAATTGCAATTGGGTTATTACATTTAATATGGTATTCCAAATCCTCTAAATCTCGCTGTTGATGATGCGCTACCATCCACGGATGAATCCCTAATGCAAAATAGGGATACATTTGCACGAGTGCCCAATTCTGACTGCCGATACTTGGTACAATGGCAACTGCATTTTCGGCAATACCTGCGACTTCGTCAAAATCAAGATGTGCATGTGAATTAATCATCTTGACTATGATACTTTATTTACAGATAATCAACATTTAAGTTTAAAAATGATTATAATAGTCCGATTATTTTGTACGAACTATAGATTTATGAAAACATTTAGCGCCAAAGCACATGAAGTAAAAAGAGATTGGTTATTGATTGATGCCGATGGCAAAACATTAGGTCGTTTGGCAACGCAAGTTGCATCTCGCCTTCGTGGCAAGCACAAGCCTGAGTTTACACCACATACAGATACTGGCGATTACATCGTGATTATCAATGCGGAAAAAGTGACAGTGACAGGTAACAAATTTGATGACAAAACTTACTATCACCATACAGGCTATGTTGGTAATTTAAAGTCAATCAAATTTAAAGATTTACAAGCAAAAAAACCTGAAGAAATCATCAACAAAGCCGTTAGAGGTATGTTGCCAAAAGGCCCTTTAGGTAGAGATATGTTCAGAAAAATGAAAGTATTTGTGGGTAGCGAGCACACGCATGGTGCACAGCAGCCACAACTTTTAGAGATTTAATTTTAAGGTAAACAATTATTATGGCAAAGACAGAAATATTTTACGCAACAGGCAGAAGAAAGACTTCAGTAGCTCGTGTTTATATGACAAAAGGTAAAGGTGTATTTACCGTTAATAAACGCCCAATGGGTGAATATTTTGGACGCGAAACTTCTTCAATGATTATTAATCAACCGTTAGACACTGTTGAGATGCGTGATAAGTTTGACTTCAACATCATCGTTAAAGGTGGTGGCGACACTGGTCAAGCGGGTGCAATTCGTTTAGGCGTTACCCGTGCATTGATGGAATACGACAACAACCTAAGACCTGACTTGCGTAAGGCAGGTTTTGTTACGCGTGATGCAAGAATTGTAGAGCGTAAGAAAGTCGGTCATAAGAAAGCGCGTAAGAGCGAGCAGTACTCAAAGCGTTAATCTTAGTTCAAATTATTATAAAAAAACCCGCAAACTTTGCGGGTTTTTTATTGCCTGTCTTTCAAAGTAATTAGTCAAAGCGTGTTAGGTTATTTTGCCTAATGACACTTTGTATTAATTCAATATACTCATAGCCAACCGCTGAATATTTATCCAATCCTTCGGCAAGGCTTCTACCTGTGAGTTTTAGATTGTGTTTGCGTTTATGGAATCTAATTTGTCGGAGTAATTGATAGTGATGACTGCGATTAAGGTTAAGCATATAATATTCAATAGATTTATGCGTGGAAGCAAAATTCATTATTTCGTGTTTGGCGCCTTCGTTACGATTTTTAGGTACGATTCCACAGCCCTTGGTAAAGCACCAAATGCCAAAATAATTATTCCAATACTTGGAGAATCTAGACCTGCCCCAATTAGATTCAATCGCCGCCTGTGCTAAAACCAAAGAAGTAGGGATAGTATCCACTCTCTCTAATAAGGTGGTTTTATCTATTTTTTTAAGGTGATATTTCTTGGCTATTTTTTTCAACTGCGATTGACCGAGGCGATTATTTTTAATCAAAGAGCGGACGGTGTTAATTTTTTGATTTTCTTTTTCCACCATCGGTAGTAAATAATTAAAAAATGCAATTTTCATTCGTTTAACATCTTTATTTTCTGAAAAATTAGGTGTATTAAGTGAGTTGATTAAGGAAGTAATACGCCAAGTGCCACTTGCCTGAGTTGTTATAGTAGCAGTGACAACGAGTGCTAATAAAATTTTTTTAACAGGATTATCCATAGAAGACCTTTTTTTATAATTCAAATCGTTCACAAGATGCGGAAATGACTTCCATTGTAAACATTTTTTCAATCGGCAGATTGAGTAAATGTGATTTAATGATTCTGATAACGCCTGCATGGGCAACAATTAAAACAGACTGTTTTTTTCTTGTTTGCGTTATTTGCGTAAAAGTTGACAACACTCGCTCTTGAAAATCAAACAAATTTTCCGCACCCGGCGGAGCGTTATTAATAGGGTCGTATTTGAACATATCAACGATTTCCTGCCCAATGTCTTTGACGCTTTTTCCTTGCCAATCGCCGAACCCTAATTCTTTCAAACCCTCAAAAACTTGCATTTTAGTATTCTGTGTTTGTGATAAATTCTGAGCAAATGCTTGACAACGAATCATTGGAGAAGTGGCAATAAAGTCCCAGCGTTTGCCATTTGTGGATGCCTGCATTTGTTGCCAGCCTTTTGCTGTTAACGAATCATCAACTTTATTACCACGATATAAGCGACCACCTTCGGGTTCTCCGTGCCTTAACAGGTCAAGCGTCATTCTTGAATTCTAACTCTTGACATTAAATGACCAACTGCTTGATTTGGCGTTACTTGCCCATCAATCACTTGTTTTACTTGTTCGCAAATCGGCATTTCAACTTTGTTGTCTTTGGCAATGGACAAAACCAACGCTAAAGTATTCACCCCTTCAACCGTTGCATCGACATTTTTTAATGCCTGTTTAGTCCCACAGCCAGCCGCTAGTTCTTTGCCAAATCGACGATTTCTCGACAGGTCATCAGAGCAAGTCAGCACTAAATCGCCTAATCCTGACAAACCATTAAAGGTAGACGGGGTTGCACCTAATGCCACTCCTAAACGAATCATTTCAGCCAAACCCCGTGTAATCAAAGCTGCCTGCGTATTGGCGCCATAGCCCAGCCCTGAGGCGATACCCGCTGCAATTGCCAAAATGTTTTTAACCGAGCCACCGACTTCCACGCCAATGACATCATCATTGGTGTAGGCTCTCAGTGCATCAGTATCAAAGGCTTGCGACCAGTAATTTTGCATTGCCATGTCTTTTGAGGCAACAACCAGTGCTGTTGGTTTGCGATTGGCAACTTCCAATGCAAAACTAGGGCCGGAAATCACACAAGCCGAATAATCAGCCAAAATAGATTCAAAACTTTCGTGTAAAAAGCATTGCGCATCTGTGTCAAAACCTTTGGTAACCCAAGCAATTGGTTGTTTGTTTAAAAAAGGCTTAATGGCTTTGAGCGTTGTAGAAAAACCATAACTCGGCACAGCGATTAAAATGCTTTCAGAGTGTCGAATCTTAGACAAATCAAAAGTTAGCATGACATTGTCAGCATAATTGACAGATAGAGCGGGGTGTTGCGGTTGAAAACACTCAGATTCTTCTTGAGTATGCGTATGCAAATAAATGCTATCAAAGTTATCAGCCAGTGCAATAGACAGCGCACTACCCCAAGCGCCTGCACCAATAATGGAGAGACTAGCCATTAAGAATATCGTCTAATTTACCCGACTGTTCTGCTGCAGATAATTCATCAAAGCCACCAATATGCGTACCGTTAATGAAAATCTGTGGCACTGTATTTCTGCCTGTTGCTTCCATGACTTCATTCCAATCGTTTTGGTCTTTAACATAACGCTTTTTAAAAGCAATGCTTTTGCTTTCTAGTAATTGATAAGCCCTCTGACAAAATGGACAACTGTCTGAGCAATAGATGTAATTCTTATTCATAGTTATTTCCTATTTTTTCTTTTTCTTGTTTTTATTTACTTTAGTGCTGATTGGTAGGTTAGCCTTTTTCCAGGCGTTAATACCACCTTTTAAACTATAGACATACTCAAATTCATGACGAGTCAACATCCCTGCAACATGGGCTGAACGCGCACCACTACGACAATACACCAAGATTTTTTTAGTTTTATCTATCTCGTTTAATTTATTTTTAACTTGCGCTAGTGGAATGTGTATATCGTTCGCAATAAAACCCGACTTTCGTTCTTTTTCTTCGCGCACATCTAAGATGATTAAACCTTCTTCATCCATTAGCGTGGTCGCTTCAGTTGCTGTGATTTCTTGGTATTTCCTTAATTTATCGGCAACAAGATTGCCAATGAATAAAGCGATTAAAACGACCAGTGTAATTGTGGTAAATATTTGGTCGTCATTCAATAAAAATTCTAAAAGTTCCATAAGTATTTTTTCCTAATTTATCTGTTTAAAAAGTTGTTTAACATCTCATGACCTTGTTCGGTCAAAATTGACTCTGGATGAAATTGCACCCCTTCAATTGCCATTTCCTTGTGCTGAATACCCATAATTTCATCCATTTCACCCACCTCATCTTTAGTCCAGGCTGTAATTTCAAAGCACTTAGGTAGGCTAGATTGTTCAGCAACCAATGAATGATAACGAGTGGCATTTAACGGATTCTTTAAATCAGTAAACACACCTTTACCATTATGGTGCACTGATGATACTTTGCCATGCATAATCTTTTTTGCGCCAATCACCTTGCCACCAAATGCCTGCGTCATCGCCTGAAAACCCAAGCACACACCTAATATTGGAATCTTTCCAGCAAAATGGTTAATTGCTTCAATCGAAATCCCCGCCTCATTCGGCGTGCAAGGTCCCGGTGAAATTACCAAAAACTCTGGATTTAGTTGCTCAATTTCTGCCACACTAATCTCATCATTTCGATAAACAATCACTTCCTGCCCTAACTCGCCAAAATACTGAACCAAGTTATAGGTAAACGAATCGTAATTGTCAATCATTAAAAGCATAGTGTTTGCTATTTTACAATTATTTGATGGCTAAGAAAGACGCAAAATTCAAGCATTTGAAATGACAAAGGCTTTCTGCAAATCCTGCGTCATCAAAACGCTTGAAATGTGTGGATTGATTATCGGTAATCAATACATTTTCGATTGACTGGCGTTTGGCGGCAATTTCCATTTCACTGTACCCATTCGCCCGTTTAAAATCCAAGTGTAACTGTGTCATTTCTGCTTGTTTTTTCACATCGTCAAAATGGATTTTTTCCGATACAATTAACACGCCGCCTTTATTCAAGCCTTGATAAATGCCATCAATTAAGGTTTGTCGTTGCTCAGGATTAATAAATTGTAGCGTCAAATTAAGCACCACCACTGATGCATTCTTAATGGCAACTTCTTGAATATTCGTACACATTACTTCAAAATTCCCTGCCTTTCCTGTGAGATTTTCCATACATTTTTTCGTCATCTCTACAGAATTGTCTACTGCAATAATTCGATTGTTTTTGTGTGGATTGTTGATACCAAGGGCAATTGAAGTTGCACCAGTTGAAGCACCGAGGTCGTAATATTGACTGTTATCCTGCCCATATTTCCGCACCATGAGTCCAATCATTTCAATCATTGACTGATACCCAGGCACCGAGCGTCTGACCATGTCATCAAACACATTGACGACGCTGGCATCAAAAGTAAAGTTTACTAAGTCATTTTTCTTAGCAAAAATATCGTCACGCATATAAAGCCTCTAAGAAAAATTCACTCACCAGTAATTTTGTCTGTCCAATAGTAAAAGTTGAGCGCCTACCCCAAATCTCACCCAATTGTGTTATCTGTAATTGCCCGCGAACGATACTTGTATCGTTAAATAAAATCTCTCCCAACGGTTTAGAGCCAATAGTAAGTAAATCTTTAGTGTCATTGGTAATAGGAATGATAGAGCGGGCAAAAACTATTGCCTGTTGGTTGCCCAGTAATTCTACTTCGCGGATAATGCAATCGTCTTGTGATTGAATCAAGTCTATTTCGTTGTCATAAGCCTTTCCCTCTATCTGTGACAACACATTGACTGAAAAATCTGGAAATTTTTGTTTGAGTTTTTTGGTTAAGGAGGTGTTATCAGATAGCCAAGAAAAGAAAAGATGGTCGGCGTCCTTTATTTCCTGCGCATCCAAATTTTTCCAAATAAGATTTTTAGTATTCATAGTTTTAATATTTTACTGCCCAATTCCAAACTAAAGTTAAATATTCAAAGGTCTCTCAAAATTTGGTTTTGAATTAAGTGTTGGCATATTGTGATTTATCGTCGGTAATCCAGCGGGCAATTAATGCCTGCTGTTTAGTTTCGTCTTCTTGCATAAACTGCTCACAATAAAAACGCGCCTTTTCAATCAAATATCCATCACGCACAACATTGGCAATTTTCATATCGGCAACGCCTGTTTGCTGTGTGCCAAGGATTTCGCCTGGACCTCGGAGTTGCAAATCTTTTTCGGCAATTTTAAAGCCATCGTTGGTCTCTCTAAGAATTCCTAGGCGTTGTTTGGCATTGCTGCTGAGTGGCGCTTGATACATTAAAATACAAATACTTTTATCGTTGCCGCGTCCTACGCGACCGCGTAATTGATGTAATTGTGCCAAACCCAATCGCTCTGAGTTTTCAATCACCATTAAAGATGCATTCGGCACATTGACGCCAACTTCAATCACTGTTGTTGCTACTAAAACATTGATTTCACCTTGCTCGAATTGTTGCATAATCTCAGTTTTTTCGTCTTTATTCATTCTGCCGTGAATTAAAACCACCGATAAATTGGGTAAATTTTCTTGCAAATAAGCGTGCGTATTTGTCGCCGATTCTGCCCGTAAGACCTCCGTTTCATCAATCAAAGTGCAAACCCAATATACCTGATTACCCGCCTTGCAGACTTGCTCAATCTTCCCGATAATTTCATCTTTTCGTTCATTGTTTAACGCCACCGTTTGCACTAGTGTTCTACCTGGCGGTAGTTCATCAATGATTGATGAGTCCAAATCTGCATAGGCACTCATCGTTAATGAACGCGGAATAGGGGTGGCAGTCATTACCAATTGATGTGGCGTGTTATAGGCTTTTTGTGCCAAAGATAAGCGCTGATGCACGCCAAATTTATGCTGCTCATCAATCACCACCAAGCCGAGTTTTTTAAATTCTACCGATTCTTGAAATAAAGCATGTGTGCCAATGACGACTTGCGCTTGTCCCGATTGTATTTTTTCCAATTGCTCCTTGCGGGTCGTTGTATTCTGTGACCCTGTCAAGAACGCTACCTCAATTCTCAGCGGGTTTAAATAATCTGAAAATCCTTGAAAATGTTGATGAGCAAGAATCTCTGTTGGTGCCATAATTGCCGTCTGAAACCCGTTCTCCACCGCCTGTAAACAGGCAAAAACCGCAACAATGGTTTTTCCCGAGCCCACATCCCCCTGCAGCAACCGTAACATTGGGTGATTAGACGACAAATCTGTATTAATATCCGCGATACAACGCTGTTGTGCATTGGTCAAGGTAAAACCCAAATTTTGATGCAGTTGCCTAAATAAACACTCTTTAATTGCAAAAACATTTGCAATTTTATGCTTGCGCTCTTCTTTTAATCTCAACAAACTCAGTTGCTGTACACACAATTCCTCGATAATTAATCGTTGCTGTGCAGTGTGCCTAAATTCTGCAATTTCAGTCAGATTTTCACCCTCTTTTGGATGGTGTAAAATTGCCAACGCCTGCTTCAACGACGGCATTGAATGACTAATCCCTTTAAAGTTATCCACCAATGGCGAATTTTGCAACGC is a genomic window containing:
- the recG gene encoding ATP-dependent DNA helicase RecG, whose translation is MSKLSDPVISIHGLGPKARDNLNGIGIYNLEHLLFHLPFRYQNKTHFTKLNEAHVGNEILVQLTIDDVQVTPLRTRQMVCHLSDENGWRLLLRFFHFNQWQREQLTREDIIQCFGEVKIGKDGLEMHHPEYRLISKGQSTLLEKTLSPIYPLTGGIHQAQMKKWVGMAMEALQNSPLVDNFKGISHSMPSLKQALAILHHPKEGENLTEIAEFRHTAQQRLIIEELCVQQLSLLRLKEERKHKIANVFAIKECLFRQLHQNLGFTLTNAQQRCIADINTDLSSNHPMLRLLQGDVGSGKTIVAVFACLQAVENGFQTAIMAPTEILAHQHFQGFSDYLNPLRIEVAFLTGSQNTTTRKEQLEKIQSGQAQVVIGTHALFQESVEFKKLGLVVIDEQHKFGVHQRLSLAQKAYNTPHQLVMTATPIPRSLTMSAYADLDSSIIDELPPGRTLVQTVALNNERKDEIIGKIEQVCKAGNQVYWVCTLIDETEVLRAESATNTHAYLQENLPNLSVVLIHGRMNKDEKTEIMQQFEQGEINVLVATTVIEVGVNVPNASLMVIENSERLGLAQLHQLRGRVGRGNDKSICILMYQAPLSSNAKQRLGILRETNDGFKIAEKDLQLRGPGEILGTQQTGVADMKIANVVRDGYLIEKARFYCEQFMQEDETKQQALIARWITDDKSQYANT